The following coding sequences are from one Eucalyptus grandis isolate ANBG69807.140 chromosome 11, ASM1654582v1, whole genome shotgun sequence window:
- the LOC108959772 gene encoding protein PYRICULARIA ORYZAE RESISTANCE 21 produces the protein MAEQVTEMAIKVDLQCRRCYKKIKKILCEIPQVKDTTFDEKQNTVKIKVVGCDPEMVRRKICCKGGDIILSINIIPPKPKKEEKPKKEEKPPPPVLGYPLGYVIRKVYVCPSCHNQGCGRFCPCNCHGEGPPMCADGCRRPAHECKCNRPPMCHGGCGRPVHECRCKRPLMCYDGCGRPAHECRCQRPIYPRCCDRCSYGNASSSCLQRCDYGRPPVCTNAGYDCETPCSLM, from the exons ATGGCAGAGCAG GTCACTGAGATGGCGATCAAAGTGGATCTTCAGTGTCGTCGCTGTtacaagaagatcaagaaaattCTGTGTGAGATCCCTC AAGTAAAAGATACAACCTTTGACGAGAAACAAAACACAGTGAAGATCAAAGTGGTGGGTTGCGATCCCGAGATGGTCCGACGAAAGATATGTTGCAAGGGAGGAGATATCATTCTAAGCATCAACATTATTCCCCCCAAGcctaaaaaagaggaaaagcctaaaaaagaggaaaagcccCCTCCACCGGTGCTAGGTTACCCGCTGGGATATGTGATCAGGAAGGTGTATGTTTGTCCCTCATGTCATAATCAGGGTTGTGGTCGGTTCTGTCCATGCAACTGTCACGGCGAGGGGCCACCAATGTGTGCTGATGGATGCAGGAGGCCAGCCCACGAGTGCAAATGTAACAGGCCACCGATGTGCCATGGTGGGTGTGGGAGGCCAGTCCACGAGTGCAGATGCAAGAGGCCACTGATGTGCTATGATGGGTGTGGGAGGCCGGCCCACGAGTGCAGATGCCAGAGACCTATTTACCCACGGTGTTGCGATCGCTGCAGCTATGGAAACGCATCTTCATCATGCCTGCAACGTTGTGACTACGGAAGGCCGCCGGTATGCACCAATGCCGGCTACGATTGCGAAACTCCCTGCTCACTTATGTGA